A genomic stretch from bacterium includes:
- a CDS encoding DNA internalization-related competence protein ComEC/Rec2 yields MRRFGLTPLILTVISYILGILLGNFFAGAKYFWFLIIFLSFFGLASIFYFILQRKPGTIVLIFSVLAFLALGIARHLGTRLLPPDEISRCISFQTPKRSRLTGVVVSIPNKASEKINFVLACERLTTDKREIEVTGKTQVFLYTSEPIQINYGDRLNIYGRLSSPFALTNPGVFDYRKYLSYRNIHSLFSVYRSEDIEISGRGKIGIFRSVILRIRRRIEFVIKNTLPQLESSILAGVMLGERTALPRQIQGIFTDAGVIHTLAVSGLHVGLVLFIFYAFFRVMGIPKKTTYFLTILVVILYAQVAGGRPSAIRASIMATCGLVAILLERDKHLYNSLALAALIILLLNPFTLFDVGFQLSFMATLGILYLTPHFLGYFRFSKPRKFITYILTSLGVSAGALVGVYPIVAFYFNKISLIALISNILVVPQVAIIIALGFAASIFGLFSLGLAQVINTINRLFIIILLRCVGFFASLPFSFKYVVSPSLIFLLAYYLFFVFLPKIESSRFARRLLLFFPLIFLFSITGKKLLPSHNLSITFLDVGQGDAIHLRLPDRRDILIDGGGVIGKFDIGEKVVIPCLLKNGVSRIDAIFLTHPHYNHIRGLIPILKKFKVKKVYYNGQNYNDDLVDEFFQIIKEKRIPLKYIAYDEKVEYKDVKLHILNPRIMRENIDSNSLVMKLSYRDFGILFTGDIDYEVQEELTREEIESDILQIPNHGRGMVSPKFLYKVAPKYGIIPTKFQVRKLEERYSKIKFFSTSKNGAIVIRTDGKSFQIEPMREGEY; encoded by the coding sequence ATGAGGAGATTTGGTTTAACGCCACTCATCTTGACTGTTATCAGCTATATTTTAGGAATTCTCCTGGGCAATTTCTTCGCGGGAGCTAAATATTTCTGGTTTCTAATAATTTTTTTATCTTTCTTCGGACTGGCTTCAATTTTCTATTTTATTCTTCAGCGAAAACCAGGAACTATTGTTTTAATCTTTTCCGTTTTAGCCTTCCTCGCTTTGGGTATTGCTCGACATTTGGGAACCCGCCTTCTACCTCCTGATGAGATAAGCCGCTGTATTTCTTTTCAAACTCCGAAGAGAAGTCGTCTTACTGGTGTTGTAGTTTCAATTCCTAATAAGGCATCAGAAAAAATCAATTTTGTTTTAGCTTGCGAAAGATTAACCACTGATAAGAGAGAAATAGAAGTAACAGGAAAAACGCAGGTCTTTCTCTATACTTCTGAGCCTATCCAGATAAATTATGGAGATAGACTGAACATTTATGGTAGACTTTCCTCTCCTTTTGCGTTAACTAACCCGGGAGTATTCGACTATCGAAAATATCTAAGCTATCGGAATATCCATTCGCTTTTTTCCGTCTACAGGAGTGAAGATATTGAAATATCAGGGCGGGGAAAGATAGGCATCTTCCGTTCGGTTATTTTAAGAATTCGAAGAAGAATAGAATTCGTTATCAAGAACACCCTGCCTCAATTGGAATCTTCAATTCTTGCGGGGGTGATGCTGGGAGAGAGAACTGCTTTACCCAGACAGATTCAAGGGATATTTACTGATGCCGGAGTAATCCACACATTGGCTGTGAGCGGGTTGCACGTTGGGTTAGTCCTTTTCATATTCTATGCCTTCTTTCGGGTAATGGGAATTCCCAAAAAGACAACCTATTTTTTGACAATATTGGTGGTCATTCTATATGCTCAGGTGGCTGGTGGTCGGCCCTCTGCTATAAGGGCATCGATTATGGCTACCTGCGGGCTGGTGGCAATTCTTTTGGAACGGGATAAACATCTATATAATAGTTTAGCTCTGGCTGCTTTGATTATTCTACTGTTGAATCCTTTTACTCTATTTGATGTTGGGTTTCAACTCTCATTTATGGCAACCTTAGGAATCCTCTATCTTACTCCCCATTTCCTGGGTTATTTTCGTTTCAGTAAACCTCGTAAGTTCATTACTTACATTTTAACTTCGCTGGGAGTCTCTGCTGGAGCATTGGTTGGTGTCTATCCCATAGTTGCCTTCTACTTTAATAAAATTTCCTTAATTGCTCTAATCTCCAACATTCTGGTTGTTCCTCAGGTTGCTATAATTATAGCCCTGGGATTTGCCGCGTCAATATTTGGTCTTTTCTCACTGGGGCTTGCTCAGGTCATTAACACAATTAACAGGCTATTCATAATTATTCTACTCAGATGTGTTGGATTTTTTGCTTCATTACCATTCTCGTTTAAATACGTAGTGAGTCCTTCTCTTATATTTTTGTTAGCTTACTACCTTTTCTTTGTCTTTTTGCCGAAAATAGAATCTTCCCGCTTTGCTCGCAGGCTTCTCTTGTTTTTTCCCCTTATTTTTCTGTTCTCAATAACTGGAAAGAAACTATTACCTTCTCATAATCTATCGATTACTTTTCTCGATGTAGGACAGGGAGATGCCATCCACCTTAGACTGCCTGACAGGAGAGACATATTAATAGACGGTGGTGGCGTAATAGGAAAATTCGATATAGGAGAAAAAGTAGTAATTCCTTGCTTATTGAAAAATGGCGTCTCCAGGATAGACGCTATCTTTTTGACTCACCCCCATTATAACCATATAAGAGGTTTAATTCCTATTTTGAAAAAATTTAAAGTAAAAAAAGTGTACTATAATGGACAAAATTACAATGATGACCTTGTTGATGAGTTCTTTCAGATTATCAAAGAGAAGAGAATTCCCCTGAAATATATAGCTTATGACGAAAAAGTTGAATATAAAGATGTAAAACTTCATATTCTGAATCCCAGAATTATGAGAGAGAATATTGATAGTAATTCTTTGGTTATGAAGTTGAGCTACAGAGATTTTGGAATTTTATTCACAGGAGATATTGATTATGAGGTCCAGGAGGAGTTAACCAGAGAAGAGATTGAAAGCGATATTCTGCAGATACCTAATCATGGTAGAGGGATGGTATCTCCAAAATTCTTATATAAAGTGGCTCCTAAATATGGTATAATACCAACCAAATTTCAAGTTAGAAAATTGGAAGAAAGGTATAGTAAGATAAAATTTTTCTCTACTTCTAAGAATGGCGCTATCGTTATAAGAACTGATGGGAAGTCTTTCCAGATAGAACCAATGAGAGAGGGGGAATATTGA
- a CDS encoding fumarylacetoacetate hydrolase family protein: protein MKFVTFEERGRLRVGVVVDNNVIDLNGACISYLSKVKKVTNPEETACRTVPVSMVEFIAAGEPALKAAKEIVGYVEGEKFNVPGAVFPLEKVKLKAPIPRPPKIVCIGINYEDYRKQLGYPKPEVPIFFIRAQSTVTGPDEPIVIPKGGKWPGTTSKCLFQEWEFTVVIGKKGKHIPKEKAYDYIFGYTMIVDVTAHDIEMIQPGHVMYQQRCKAFDTFCPMGPWIVTKDEVPDPHNVKMIRKRNGKVECESNTKNLIFKIPEILEFLSDIMTLEPGDIFSTASPPAGPEEGLQPGDVIESIAEGIVNLRNPIIMEK, encoded by the coding sequence ATGAAATTTGTAACTTTTGAAGAAAGAGGAAGGTTAAGAGTTGGTGTGGTCGTGGATAATAATGTGATAGACCTGAATGGAGCATGTATTAGCTATTTATCCAAGGTTAAAAAGGTTACCAATCCCGAGGAAACCGCCTGCCGGACTGTACCCGTTTCCATGGTGGAATTTATTGCAGCTGGAGAGCCCGCGCTTAAAGCAGCCAAAGAGATAGTTGGTTATGTTGAAGGTGAAAAATTCAATGTGCCGGGTGCTGTTTTTCCCCTGGAAAAAGTGAAATTGAAAGCTCCCATACCGAGACCGCCTAAGATAGTCTGTATTGGCATAAATTATGAAGACTATCGCAAGCAGTTGGGTTATCCCAAGCCTGAGGTTCCTATCTTTTTTATCAGAGCCCAATCCACGGTGACAGGTCCTGATGAGCCTATTGTCATACCGAAAGGCGGGAAATGGCCCGGGACAACTTCTAAATGTCTTTTCCAGGAGTGGGAGTTCACTGTAGTGATTGGGAAGAAGGGCAAGCATATTCCCAAAGAGAAAGCGTATGATTATATTTTTGGATATACAATGATTGTAGATGTCACAGCTCACGATATAGAGATGATTCAGCCAGGCCATGTAATGTACCAGCAGAGGTGCAAGGCGTTTGACACTTTTTGCCCTATGGGTCCCTGGATTGTGACTAAGGATGAAGTTCCTGACCCACATAATGTGAAAATGATTAGAAAGAGAAATGGCAAAGTCGAGTGCGAATCGAACACGAAGAATTTAATTTTTAAGATACCGGAAATTCTCGAATTCTTAAGCGATATTATGACTTTGGAGCCGGGAGACATATTTTCCACGGCCAGTCCTCCAGCAGGTCCTGAAGAAGGGCTTCAGCCGGGCGATGTGATTGAGTCTATTGCTGAGGGAATAGTTAATTTGAGAAACCCTATTATCATGGAAAAATAA
- the argB gene encoding acetylglutamate kinase, translated as MKELLVIKIGGKLLKQAVLDSHLENVISLAKGGKHPVIVHGGGLEITEKLGGLGKKTRFVKGQRYTDGESLEIVEMVLAGINRRIVRRINLLGGRAVGISGKDAFLVEAKKLEGKHDLGYVAEVERVNPEILHILLDNGFIPVISPMAMDKKGVTYNINADIFASQFSANIGAERLVFLTDVPGILENPQDEKSVIEQIKIKEVEELVRKGTITAGMIPKINSCVQALQKGVKEIDVLDGRKKDALSPLIDKQMKLEGTKIIE; from the coding sequence TTGAAAGAATTATTAGTAATAAAGATTGGCGGGAAACTTTTGAAACAGGCAGTGTTGGATAGTCACCTGGAAAATGTTATCTCGCTGGCAAAGGGAGGGAAACATCCAGTCATTGTTCATGGTGGTGGGCTGGAAATTACTGAAAAGCTGGGTGGTTTGGGTAAGAAGACGAGATTTGTCAAAGGACAAAGGTACACAGATGGTGAAAGTCTGGAAATTGTGGAAATGGTTCTGGCAGGTATAAATCGCAGGATAGTGAGGAGGATTAATCTTTTGGGAGGGAGGGCTGTGGGCATTTCAGGGAAGGATGCTTTTTTAGTAGAAGCGAAGAAGCTGGAAGGAAAACATGATCTGGGATATGTGGCTGAAGTGGAGAGGGTAAATCCTGAAATTCTACACATCCTTTTGGATAATGGTTTCATCCCGGTTATCTCTCCTATGGCTATGGATAAGAAAGGAGTCACTTATAACATCAATGCCGATATCTTTGCCTCCCAATTTTCAGCAAATATTGGAGCAGAAAGATTAGTCTTCTTAACTGATGTGCCCGGCATTCTGGAAAATCCTCAAGATGAGAAGTCTGTAATCGAACAGATAAAAATAAAAGAGGTTGAGGAGCTGGTGAGAAAGGGAACGATTACTGCGGGGATGATTCCTAAGATAAATTCCTGCGTCCAAGCCCTCCAGAAAGGTGTAAAAGAGATAGATGTCCTTGATGGTCGAAAAAAAGATGCTCTTTCACCTCTCATTGATAAACAGATGAAATTGGAAGGAACGAAAATAATAGAGTAG